TACATTCTAGTTGACCTTATGGGAGTATACGGAGAGGGGTGAAGAAATGTGGAAGACGTTGAAGCAGGATATCGATGTGGTCTTTGATCAAGATCCAGCAGCACGAAGTTATTTTGAAGTTATTTTAACTTATGCTGGCCTTCACGCAATATGGTCACATCGAGTGGCACACTGGTTTTGGAAAAAGAAGTTTTTCTTTCTTGCTAGAGCAGTATCGCAAATCAGTCGATTTTTCACAGGTATCGAAATTCATCCAGGAGCAACAATTGGAGAACGTTGTTTTATTGATCACGGTATGGGCGTTGTTATAGGAGAAACATGTGAGATTGGAAATAATGTGACGTTATTCCAAGGTGTAACACTTGGGGAACTGGTAAAGAAAAAGGGAAGCGTCATCCAACTCTTGAGGATAATACGCTTGTTGCGACGGGAGCGAAGGTGCTAGGCTCCATCACGATTGGAGAGAATTCCAAGGTAGGTGCCGGGTCCGTTGTTTTGCAGGATGTACCGGTTAATTCAACTGTGGTAGGTATACCTGGAAGAGTCGTTATCCAAAATGGAGTAAAAGTTCCACATAACCTTGATCATCATAAAATGCCTGATCCAGTGGCTGATAAATTTAAGCAAATGGAACAAGAATTGCGAGAGTTAACAGAGGAAGTACGAACGTTAAGGAAGAGGAGTGAAAGTTATGGCGATTAAGCTATATAACACATTGACACAGAAAAAAGAAACGTTTCAACCAATTGAAGAAGGTAAAGTAAGGATGTACGTGTGCGGTCCGACCGTATACAACTATATTCATATTGGTAACGCGCGCCCTGCTATTGTTTTTGATGTTGTTCGTCGTTATCTTCAATACAGAGACTATGATGTGCAGTATGTTTCCAACTTTACGGATGTAGACGATAAATTGATTCGAGCGGCCAATGAATTGGGCGAAGATGTACCGGCTGTGGCTGAACGATTTATCGGTGCTTATCATGAAGATACTGGTGCGCTTGGCGTTAAGAAAGCAGACGAACATCCACGAGTAACAGAGAACATGCAGGAAATCATTGATTTTATCACAGCTCTTATTGAAAAGAACTACGCATATGAGTCTGAAGGAGATGTGTACTTTAGAACACGTCAATTCGAAGGTTATGGAAAACTTTCGCACCAGTCCATCGATGAGCTTAAGCTTGGTTCTCGAATTGTGGTGGGTGAAAAGAAAGAAGACCCTCTTGATTTTACACTTTGGAAATCTGCAAAAGAAGGTGAAATTTCATGGGCGAGTCCATGGGGAGAGGGGCGACCAGGCTGGCATATTGAATGCTCGGCGATGGCGAAGAAATATTTAGGAGATACAATTGATATCCATGCGGGAGGAAAAGATCTGGCATTCCCTCACCATGAAAATGAAGTAGCGCAAACGGAAGCGTTAACTGGGCATACTTTTGCGAATTATTGGCTTCACAACGGGTATATCAATATTAACAACGAGAAAATGTCTAAATCACTAGGTAATTTTGTCCTTGTTCATGACTTGATTAAACAGCATGACCCAGAAGCGATTCGATTCTTTATGTTGTCTGTTCATTACCGTAATCCCATTAACTTTGACCATGAGCTCCTGGCAAGTGCTAAAACAGGACTTGATCGCATTAAGGATACGGTAGAAAATCTTGAGCACCGCCTTCAACACAGTGCCGACCTTGATGGAGATGTTGAGAAATGGCAAGAGAAAATTGAGGGATATCGTGAACGCTTCGTTACAGAAATGGACGACGATTTTAATACGGCGAATGCGATCTCCATTTTATTTGAACTTTCTAAAGAAGCTAATCTCTACCTCCAGGGGACAAATTCATCCATGGAGATTCTTGAACTATTTATGGAGCGCTTTGAAGATTTTGGTTCCGTTCTTGGCATTTCCTTCAAAAGAGAAAAAGCTCTACTTGATGAAGATGTGGATCAACTGATAGAAGAACGTAATAAAGCAAGGAAACAACGTGATTTTGGAAGAGCAGATGAAATTCGTGATGAATTAAAAGAACAGGGAATTCTTCTTGAGGATACACCTCAAGGCGTTCGCTGGAAAAGGATGTAGCGCATGAAGGAAATCGATGCAAAACAACTTAATTCACTTGCACTTGCTTATATGGGAGATTCGGTTATTGAAATTAACGTTCGGAAGCGGCTGCTTTCACTTGGTCACATTCGACCTAATCAGCTGCACCGAACAGCAACGACGTATGTTTCTGCAAAAGCACAGGCAGCGTTCCTGCACCATGTTTTAAACAAAGAATGGCTGACAGAGGAAGAAGCTGGTGTTGTGCGCCGAGGAAGAAATGCTAAATCGGGAACTGTCCCAAAGAATACGAGCGTAAGTACGTACAAATATTCAACAGCTCTTGAAGCTTTGTTTGGGTACCATCATTTAAAGGGAAATGAAGAGAGAGTAAATGAATTGTTACAAAAGCTTTATGAATTC
The Pseudalkalibacillus hwajinpoensis genome window above contains:
- the cysS gene encoding cysteine--tRNA ligase; the protein is MAIKLYNTLTQKKETFQPIEEGKVRMYVCGPTVYNYIHIGNARPAIVFDVVRRYLQYRDYDVQYVSNFTDVDDKLIRAANELGEDVPAVAERFIGAYHEDTGALGVKKADEHPRVTENMQEIIDFITALIEKNYAYESEGDVYFRTRQFEGYGKLSHQSIDELKLGSRIVVGEKKEDPLDFTLWKSAKEGEISWASPWGEGRPGWHIECSAMAKKYLGDTIDIHAGGKDLAFPHHENEVAQTEALTGHTFANYWLHNGYININNEKMSKSLGNFVLVHDLIKQHDPEAIRFFMLSVHYRNPINFDHELLASAKTGLDRIKDTVENLEHRLQHSADLDGDVEKWQEKIEGYRERFVTEMDDDFNTANAISILFELSKEANLYLQGTNSSMEILELFMERFEDFGSVLGISFKREKALLDEDVDQLIEERNKARKQRDFGRADEIRDELKEQGILLEDTPQGVRWKRM
- a CDS encoding Mini-ribonuclease 3; this translates as MKEIDAKQLNSLALAYMGDSVIEINVRKRLLSLGHIRPNQLHRTATTYVSAKAQAAFLHHVLNKEWLTEEEAGVVRRGRNAKSGTVPKNTSVSTYKYSTALEALFGYHHLKGNEERVNELLQKLYEFVEQPKKEVKSDG